The Theobroma cacao cultivar B97-61/B2 chromosome 2, Criollo_cocoa_genome_V2, whole genome shotgun sequence genome includes the window CAACTGGGTGTGCCACCACTCAAGAACCAATGATGGGAGTCAGGTTTATGtcacttttatatatatgatgagAGATATATGTGTAGTTACCTGTAAAAATGATGTAAAAGGTTTGGTTATTGTGGATGTACACTCTCCCTTGAACTGCATGGATTTATGGGGAGATAACTACTTTCTTTATGTAAAAACATTGCTCACTAAGATATAGAATATTATCAAACTTTTTGGAAACACTCCCTACAAAGAtcttaagagagagagagagagagagagagagagagcgtATNTAGTGTTTACTGCTTTGCTTTCATCTTTTACAATTTCTCATTAGACTAGTGGAATGTTTACATACATTTTTCATTAGACTAGTGTGCAATTTGTCTTGCATTTTGCACATTCCAGCCCAAACATGTGGGTTGTCTTTGGTAGTCCTGCAAAGTAAATGTCTCCGTTACAGTATTTATAGCTTTTGAAGTAATCAAATCATCACCTGGAGTTCAGGTGACAGATACAACTGGGTGTGCCACCACTCAAGAACCAATGATGGGAGTCAGGTTTATGtcacttttatatatatgatgagAGATATATGTGTAGTTACCTGTAAAAATGATGTAAAAGGTTTGGTTATTGTGGATGTACACTCTCCCTTGAACTGCATGGATTTATGGGGAGATAACTACTTTCTTTATGTAAAAACATTGCTCACTAAGATATAGAATATTATCAAACTTTTTGGAAACACTCCCTACAAAGAtcttaagagagagagagagagagagagagagagagccgTATATCTTTTGGTGAAATTTATTGAATGTTGAATTTTATCATGGTATCAAACTTAAAAGAAGATCCTTCCCCAAAGGTTTTTGTTAGCCATAAAAATGCGAGATGAAAATATCTCCTTTGGGGATATATCTGATGGTAAAAATTTGccatctttttttctttgttattaaATTGTTGCATTGAGGATGTTTTAATGCTTCGGCCAAGGACATCCTTCTTTACCCCTTAAAGTTGGTTAATAAGATATGCCTTTTTAATGTTAGTTCTAGTGAATGAATTTAATGTATTTCATATTCATGTATGTTATCGATGCTTTCCTTGCTGCCTAATTCTTTTAGCTCTGATACTGCTCATTTTGCATGTACAGTAACTATTTACagtagattttttttcttactgtTAGTTGTGAGATTGTCATGTTTGGAAATTCTCAAGCACAATTCCCTGAATTTTAAACCTTTACTTATCATGTTCTGCAGTGAGCAAGTTTTATATCTGGAACACTAAGAGCCTATGGAACCTAATGGTCATAGGAGAGTGAGGGGAAGGGATCATCTTGTTCAAGAAAATGGAGATACTGGTTTATCATGTTCCGTTGATGAACTGGATCCATGGACTGCATGGGCATACAAGCCTCGTactatttcattattatttattggtGCATGCTTTCTTATGTGAGTACCCTGCTTAATATATACTTCCTTTTAGCCGAAATTCAACCGATTGTGCATTTTTATCCCTTATTAGATCGGCATACGTCTTTTATACTGTTGTTCTCTTATTACTTTCCCTACAGATAGAATTTTCTTTTGTGGCTGGAATCTTTGTCTTTTGGTTTGAATGGCTGTCAATCTTTCGGCTGCCACCAACTATATGGttgtcataatttttctgTTGCATGTACTATGTTCTGGAAAGGATTTGCTATTCTAGATTGCATGAGTAAAGCTTAATTGTTGGTTTGAATTAGTTTTATGCTAGTCTTCATCCCTCGTAGATATTGTTGATGCTGCTATAGTGTCGCCAACATGTTCAGCAAATCAAGGTTGGTGAGCGAGAGGATGGGATGTGTGTTTTAAAAAGGAAGCTATGGTTAAAATGACACTATGGTGTTGggattattaaattttaggttaaaatGAAGTTGgagattatttaaattttgggaGAATCTCATGGCAACCTTCATGTATGTTTTGAATCTGTATTTTTGAACAAATGTTTTTCAACTAtagtttcttttctctttttccatttttcccaTGTAAAAGTAACCCTGATAATTATGCAATTTTCTTCCAATTGTTATGAAGGTAATTTCTGATAATAGAAATCTATAGATGTTTTTGACTCAGGTGGACCCGGTACCATGTCCTTAAGTTGCATAGTcaccttttaaaataatttttgttcaaTGACACATAGCAGAAAACCTTAAATAAcctagattttttttctttgttttttttttataagaaacaaacctttttcttttttctaatttaaaattttatctcaATTCTTATATTAGTATTCGTTTATTTATTGTCTGTATGTGTTTACCAGTTGGGCAAGTGGAGCCCTTGATCCTGAGAGCAGCGAGTCTGGTGATCTTGTAACCTCTGTAAAAAGGTTCCTATTGATTTCTAATTGTATTTTACTTTCTTCACCTTTTTACTTGCCAACATATTTTAAGTGGCTCCTGTGGGCTGTTTTTGTAGGGGTGTATGGGCAATGATTGCAGTTTTTCTTGCTTATTGCTTGCTGCAGGCTCCATCTACGTAAGTTATtactttaatttcttgtttagaACTTGGTACAATTATATGTTCGTTTTTGGATTCTTGACTAGTTGGGGTCTCTATAGATTTGCATGTGCTTAGCTTGTGTATCTAATGGGTATAACTAGGCTATTTTTCTCCAGTAAGTCACATTGGCTTCTGGAGAACccactttttaaaatttgggaGTCCAAATGTCTCTGGAAATTGGCAAGGCTTTCTTACTGTATCTAAATGAAGAAATGTGGAGATAAGTTTTAAAGGAGTCATATTTATCATCTTGTCTTGCAGTCCAGCCATCATATTTCCCTGTTATGGCCCTTAAAATGCCTTTTAATTGTGGTTGTCTACTTTGTTAACATGGTGCAACCAAGTTGGTGTAGAATGATGTAGTTTCCAAATTTGGCAGAGTACAGTTGCCTTGGtgcattcttttttttggttggTTGCATTAGTACTTACTAGCAGGTTTAAGTGCCCCCCCATCcaacaggaaaaaaaattatgtggTATTTGATTGCAGTACAAATATTTTGGTGCATTAAGAAACTTGCTGAGAAAGCTACGTAGTTGATTTGGTCTAAATAAAAGATACTAGAATCATCAGAGGTTTCATGTTAAAGTAAGGCTGAAATTTTTTCCTTAGCGAATTATCAATGACTTTCAGTTGGTTTCTCTAGGCTATTAAAGCAAATGCATGGTCTATGTGGGCTGTATATTATGATGAGTGAAGAATTCATTTCTATCATCATTGAGTAATTTTATTGTACATAAACATTCACGGTTTTGTTGCCTGAGTGGCTTTACGTGTATCAATAGTTTATGTTTCAAACAAGGTTAACCTTAAATATGGGGGCGGGTGAAGTTTAAAAGTCGGATTATGTATTTGCATTTGCTTTAAGATCCCTTTGACCtgtcttttattgaaaatttgatgATGTCGTAGCAGTTGTATTATGATTATTCTGGCTGGAGAAGATGGCGATTGAAttctataaatttttttatgcataATTTTAGAGTTTAATCTGtgttgttttttattttttatttttttatggatCTGTGTTGTAATCACCTGCATTTTGTGTTAGTATGGTTAGTGGACTGCTAGTTTTACAGCTCtaaaagattgaaatttaaacTTCCTGGCAGCATCCTTATTCGGCCGCATCCAGCAATTTGGCGTTTAGTTCACGGAATGGCTGTTGTTTACCTTGTCGCACTCacatttttgctttttcagGTTAGTTTTCTTATGTTcagcttttatttttgtatctATACTGTTTTGCATCGcaatgtttatttatttttatatattattagtatttgACCCACGTTTTGCACTGGAATAATCAATTTTGATTTGTGTAATTATGAACAAACATTGGTGGTTGTATATTTGCAAATTTAGGGGTAATTTTCTCTAGCTGAAAAATGCATAGCTAAATTTGTAAATGAAAGGTACCCAATTTAAAAACCTAAACCTACAAAACTAAATCAAcccaatttttcaaaaaaaaaaaaaaaaaagaataaagataaagcttaatttaatgttaatatataaatattatatatcttTCGAAATAAACTCTAGAAAAGCCCAAAAATAAACCCACTTAAACCGAAACCCAAAAgtcaaaaccttaaaaatctcCTCAAATCCAATACCATTTTAAAAATCCATCTCCACAATACCATGTACCTTCTACCACCTACTCAAAAATGTGCCACATGGCAACCCATAAACCCCTCAAACACCAACTCTTCAGCACCCTTGCACTTTCCTTTTATATAGTGGTATGGATACTTGCATATTTGCATTCTATAGTTGCTTTTCTTGTCAGAAACCATTCTTTTTCTACACTTTTGTTTTTGGGGGATGTCATTATATACTTCACCTAGATTCTTTTAGTTGACCTCttgaaaaacataaattcTGATGCACCTGTCTCAATTTAAAGCTTTTGCTATAATAAAAATGCCATAAGAATATCAGAAGATGCTCAGCCTTGCAAAAAGGAGCTGAGGTGCGCTACTAACAaacatcaaattctctctctctctctctctccacacacacacacacacacacacatgtCACACATGCAACAGACGTGGCGCATACATGCATGTATGCATCAAGGGTTGTAACTAAGTATTGTTCTGGAATGGTTATAGACACACGCCGATCCAGACTTGAATAAATGATTAGTGATGGTTGCTCTCAATTCTTTTTTCCAGAAGCGCGATGATGCTAGGCAATTTATGAAGTTTCTTCATCCCGACCTTGGTGTTGGTACTGCTTTTGGCTCTGAAAGACTTTTAGTTTGATATTTGCTCTGCCGCTATTAATTCTCTGTTCAAGTTTCTTGATTGTTGTTTGCATCTTCATGTAGAGCTTCCAGAAAGATCCTATGGTGCTGATTGTCGCATTTATATTCCTGAAAATCCCTCTAGCAGGTTTAAGAATGTTTATGTACGGATCTTCTTGCACAACCTGGCTACTCtactttattctattttttctgacctctttttctttaggtatttatttttaatgcaTGCTTGAGCCTGTGTTTCTTGATGCACATTACTACTGTTTGTATTTCAGACTTCTGattttattatgtatataaaaaaaaatatctagGAAACGCTATTTGATGAATTTGTTCTAGCCCACATCTTTGGTTGGTGGGGCAAGGCCATTTTAATCCGCAATCAGCCGCTTCTCTGGGTCCTCTCAATTGGATTTGAGTTGATGGAGGTTAGTCTTTTGACTGGACattcttatctttttcttgttgttccTATTTTCCATTTAGATGTATTATTAATGGTAAGGCTGCTGTCTGTTTGCATCAGTAAACTAACTTCTATGATGGCATATACAGTTTACCTTCCGACACATGCTACCAAACTTTAATGAGTGCTGGTGGGACAGCATTATTCTCGATATTTTAACGTGTAATTGGTTTGGTAAGATCCTGCATtgccattttcttttccctttgtttttatttttctcttatttttgtcaCTGTTATAGTGTAGGCTGTAGCATACAAGATTGTCTATGAATAATGAAAACTAatagaagtttttttttttttaaagtaaaagaaTAGTTTTAAGTACAcgtgaaacaaaaaaaataagtggACCACAATCATAATATTTAGGATCTCAAATGACtaatttaatcatattttaatgttataatgttttgttaaatttttatgtaatttttataactGAATTGGTGTCACTTGTAACACTGAACTCAGTTACTCCCCATATATAATACCATAGATATGGGTGTGGAATCCCAGTTTTACCCCTATATATGATTGTAGTCTTCTTTCAGTTTACTGTTTTTACCCTAGTTTACTTAAATGTCTCGAAATGTGCAATCTAAATTGGAATAGCAGTTTTTCCTTGTATAGATTATCAATTATATTATTGTGATCTCAATTGCTTAGTCTGTGCTGTTATCATGAATATAGACTTCACTATTATTTTGTTGCTAGTTTCTGGTCTGGAAATAAAGAGTTTAGGATTTTTTTCTTCAGCCTATTTTGTCAACATATTTGGTTTGCTTGTAGGTATTTGGGCTGGAATGCATACTGTTAGGTACTTTGATGGGAGAACTTATGAGTGGGTTGGTAT containing:
- the LOC18609079 gene encoding CDP-diacylglycerol--serine O-phosphatidyltransferase 1 isoform X1 → MEPNGHRRVRGRDHLVQENGDTGLSCSVDELDPWTAWAYKPRTISLLFIGACFLIWASGALDPESSESGDLVTSVKRGVWAMIAVFLAYCLLQAPSTILIRPHPAIWRLVHGMAVVYLVALTFLLFQKRDDARQFMKFLHPDLGVELPERSYGADCRIYIPENPSSRFKNVYETLFDEFVLAHIFGWWGKAILIRNQPLLWVLSIGFELMEFTFRHMLPNFNECWWDSIILDILTCNWFGIWAGMHTVRYFDGRTYEWVGISRQPNIIGKVKRTLGQFTPAQWDKDEWHPLLGPWRFIQVLSLCIVFLTVELNTFFLKFCLWIPPRNPVIVYRLILWWLIAIPTIREYNSYLQDRKPVKKVGAFCWLSLAICIVELLICIKFGHGLYPKPMPKWLVIFWLSIGVALVLFLLIWSWKLHQSYSKKRR
- the LOC18609079 gene encoding CDP-diacylglycerol--serine O-phosphatidyltransferase 1 isoform X2 is translated as MEPNGHRRVRGRDHLVQENGDTGLSCSVDELDPWTAWAYKPRTISLLFIGACFLIWASGALDPESSESGDLVTSVKRGVWAMIAVFLAYCLLQAPSTILIRPHPAIWRLVHGMAVVYLVALTFLLFQKRDDARQFMKFLHPDLGVERSYGADCRIYIPENPSSRFKNVYETLFDEFVLAHIFGWWGKAILIRNQPLLWVLSIGFELMEFTFRHMLPNFNECWWDSIILDILTCNWFGIWAGMHTVRYFDGRTYEWVGISRQPNIIGKVKRTLGQFTPAQWDKDEWHPLLGPWRFIQVLSLCIVFLTVELNTFFLKFCLWIPPRNPVIVYRLILWWLIAIPTIREYNSYLQDRKPVKKVGAFCWLSLAICIVELLICIKFGHGLYPKPMPKWLVIFWLSIGVALVLFLLIWSWKLHQSYSKKRR